The following coding sequences lie in one Pirellulales bacterium genomic window:
- a CDS encoding ECF-type sigma factor: MNEVTRILFAVEQGDPQAAEQLLPLVYDELRRLAAQRLAQEKPGQTLQATALVHDAYLRLVDGDVAQHWNSRGHFFAAAAEAMRRILVENARRKQRGRHGGQLQRVDFDSQLQVPSEADDNLLALDDAIQRLAAEEPQVAEVVKLRYFAGLTIEETSLALNISVRSVNRHWAYARAWLYQQLN, translated from the coding sequence ATGAACGAAGTCACGCGCATCCTTTTCGCCGTTGAGCAAGGCGATCCCCAGGCCGCCGAGCAACTCTTGCCGCTCGTTTACGACGAATTGCGCAGGCTAGCCGCCCAGCGGCTGGCCCAGGAAAAACCTGGGCAGACACTCCAGGCGACGGCGCTGGTCCACGATGCCTATCTGCGATTGGTCGATGGCGACGTCGCCCAGCACTGGAATAGTCGCGGGCACTTCTTTGCTGCCGCGGCTGAAGCGATGCGGCGCATCCTCGTGGAAAATGCCCGACGCAAGCAACGAGGACGGCACGGCGGACAGTTGCAACGCGTCGACTTCGACAGCCAGCTTCAGGTGCCTAGCGAGGCCGACGACAACCTTCTCGCACTCGATGACGCAATCCAACGGCTGGCGGCGGAAGAGCCTCAGGTCGCAGAAGTGGTGAAACTGCGTTATTTCGCCGGGCTGACGATTGAGGAAACCTCGCTGGCGCTGAACATTTCCGTGCGATCGGTCAACCGCCATTGGGCGTACGCCCGGGCCTGGCTGTACCAGCAATTGAATTAG
- a CDS encoding tetratricopeptide repeat protein, with translation MSAESLNVRSIFGRALDIPSEAERTAYLDEVCAAAPEIRHKVDALLNAYASAGSFLESPLIAAPSPEVTSDFPLHEGPSSQIGPYKLLQKLGEGGMGTVYMAEQEHPVRRRVALKIIQAGMNSAKVVARFDQERQALTMMDHPNIARALDAGATETGRPYFVMELVKGIPITRYCDHEHLTPAERLELFIPVCQAIQHAHQKGIIHRDIKPSNVLIALYDGRPVPKVIDFGVAKATGQTLTERTMFTEVGSIVGTLEYMAPEQAELNNLDIDTRADIYSLGVLLYELLTGSPPFTSQQLRSAAFAEMLRLIREVEPPRPSTRLSSSEELASIAALRRLEPQRLTKLVQYDLDWIVMKALEKDRGRRYETANALADDITRYLHDEPVQAGPPRAGYRLRKFLRRNKRPVLAAALVLLSLVGGIMGTTWGLVRASQALDAEAEQRHAADKLAQEKAALAEVERQSRDRADRQSELALKTLNSVVFEIASKLEGVPGAHEVRRSLLSTAIEGLKQVARTLEVAPNADHALVWSHIQLGDVFLLAGGPKSGGTEEARKQFQIARDVAEKLAHDNPKNVHAQRDLGAAYQSLGDLSLQLGNLPAAREAFDKYFSIEQKLAHDNPQDAYVQRNLAVSYSKLGELNLELGNTVAARDDFQKCLEIDRKLAHDDPQSALAQRDLSIEYGNLGNVDLELGNAAAARDVLQQSLEICQKLAHDDPQSAQAQRDLALAHERLGYANLRLGNAAAARNEYQIHLEICQKLAHDDSLSAEAQRDLSRSHINLGDVNQQLGDMSAARDAFQKGLEIRQKLAGDDPQNAVDRRNLAQSYRRLAGVNKELGNGTAAREEYQKSIEIELKLARDDPQNALVRADLTASYLNLGDLNLKLGDAATARDDYQKFFEISQKLARDDPRDAHAQHELSVSHEKFGDVELHLGNTTAARDDYQISLEIFQKLAHDDPQSTQAQTDLSWSLGHLGDFEIANENFSAATRCYAQGVAILEKLDQDGKIANQRTYQAWLAAQRKAFGSSQAAERAIDNLDFALGRPKKEIPDLLGIRSRALARQGKHAEAAATAEKLAALRPVSGENLLQAAQGYALCAGGLKPADSKGQLSADEQALQERYAARAVELLKQSNAAGHFKHSEQRAKLDLDHNLDALRSRDDFKNLLAEIPAAPDEKLPPPRVTKWAYPADEHGVPGSYEMGDSEWVEMKNGKIAARFKMTGSTANYVELYDAGRKLWVRLSQTNESFSTDHKQWHFLFKGKPVHDDVPTTGSSPSSPPATDRPKSDQQSQRSASKAE, from the coding sequence ATGTCCGCTGAATCGCTCAACGTCCGATCGATATTTGGCCGTGCCCTGGATATTCCATCGGAGGCAGAAAGGACGGCCTACCTCGACGAAGTGTGTGCGGCGGCGCCAGAGATTCGTCACAAGGTCGACGCCTTGCTGAACGCATACGCAAGTGCCGGGAGCTTTCTGGAGAGCCCCCTCATTGCGGCGCCGTCGCCCGAAGTTACGAGCGATTTTCCGCTTCACGAAGGTCCCAGCAGCCAAATTGGTCCCTACAAGCTCTTGCAAAAGTTGGGCGAAGGGGGCATGGGCACGGTCTACATGGCCGAGCAAGAGCATCCCGTCCGCCGTCGAGTGGCGCTAAAGATCATTCAGGCGGGCATGAATTCGGCCAAGGTGGTGGCACGTTTCGATCAGGAACGTCAAGCGCTGACGATGATGGACCACCCCAACATCGCCCGGGCCCTCGATGCCGGCGCCACCGAAACCGGCCGGCCGTACTTCGTCATGGAGTTGGTCAAGGGTATCCCCATCACCCGCTATTGCGACCACGAACATCTGACGCCGGCCGAGCGACTGGAGCTATTCATCCCTGTCTGCCAAGCCATCCAGCATGCCCACCAGAAAGGGATCATCCATCGCGACATCAAGCCCTCCAACGTGCTCATCGCGCTGTACGACGGCCGGCCGGTTCCCAAGGTGATCGACTTCGGCGTGGCCAAGGCGACCGGCCAGACGCTCACCGAGCGGACCATGTTCACCGAGGTCGGAAGTATCGTCGGGACGCTGGAATACATGGCCCCTGAACAGGCAGAGCTGAACAATCTGGACATCGACACGCGGGCCGACATCTATTCGCTCGGCGTGCTGCTCTACGAATTGCTGACCGGCTCGCCTCCCTTCACCAGCCAGCAGTTGCGCAGCGCAGCATTCGCGGAGATGCTGCGGCTGATCCGCGAGGTCGAGCCGCCGCGCCCGAGCACGCGTCTGTCCAGCTCCGAGGAGTTGGCGAGCATTGCCGCACTGCGCAGATTGGAGCCGCAACGATTGACGAAGCTGGTGCAATACGATCTGGATTGGATCGTGATGAAGGCGCTGGAGAAGGACCGCGGCCGGCGCTACGAGACTGCCAACGCCTTGGCCGACGACATCACAAGATATCTCCACGATGAGCCGGTGCAGGCCGGTCCGCCGCGGGCTGGCTATCGGCTGCGGAAGTTCTTGCGGCGGAACAAGCGTCCAGTGTTGGCGGCGGCGCTCGTGTTGCTCTCACTGGTTGGTGGCATCATGGGCACAACCTGGGGCTTGGTCCGGGCGAGCCAGGCCCTTGACGCCGAGGCCGAGCAAAGGCACGCGGCCGACAAACTCGCGCAGGAGAAAGCGGCACTGGCCGAAGTCGAGCGTCAATCGCGGGACCGCGCCGATCGGCAAAGTGAATTGGCTCTCAAGACCTTAAACTCGGTCGTATTCGAAATCGCGTCCAAATTGGAAGGCGTGCCAGGGGCTCATGAGGTTCGGCGCAGTCTACTGAGCACGGCCATCGAAGGCCTGAAGCAGGTCGCTCGCACCTTGGAAGTTGCCCCGAATGCGGATCACGCCTTGGTATGGAGTCATATCCAATTGGGAGACGTATTCTTGCTGGCCGGCGGTCCCAAGAGCGGCGGCACCGAGGAAGCGCGCAAGCAGTTCCAAATCGCCCGCGACGTGGCCGAGAAACTGGCGCACGACAATCCGAAGAACGTCCACGCCCAACGCGACCTCGGTGCTGCGTACCAATCGCTGGGGGACTTGAGCCTGCAATTAGGCAACCTGCCGGCTGCTCGCGAGGCTTTCGACAAGTATTTCAGCATCGAACAGAAATTGGCGCACGACAATCCGCAGGACGCTTACGTCCAACGCAATCTGGCCGTTTCATACAGCAAGCTGGGTGAATTGAATCTCGAATTGGGCAACACGGTCGCCGCCCGCGACGATTTCCAGAAGTGTTTGGAAATCGACCGAAAGCTGGCGCACGACGATCCGCAAAGCGCTCTGGCCCAGCGCGACCTATCGATTGAGTACGGCAATCTAGGGAATGTCGACCTGGAATTGGGCAACGCGGCCGCTGCCCGCGACGTCCTCCAGCAAAGCTTGGAAATCTGTCAGAAGCTGGCACACGACGATCCGCAAAGCGCCCAGGCCCAACGCGACCTGGCCCTGGCGCACGAAAGGCTGGGGTATGCGAACCTGCGACTGGGCAATGCGGCGGCTGCCCGTAATGAATATCAGATTCATCTGGAAATCTGTCAGAAGCTGGCACATGACGATTCACTGAGTGCCGAGGCCCAGCGCGATTTGTCCCGTTCGCACATAAACCTGGGAGATGTCAACCAACAACTGGGCGACATGTCGGCCGCACGCGACGCCTTCCAGAAAGGCTTGGAAATCCGTCAAAAGCTGGCGGGCGACGATCCGCAGAACGCCGTCGACCGACGCAATCTTGCTCAATCGTACCGCAGGCTGGCGGGCGTAAACAAGGAATTGGGCAATGGGACGGCAGCACGCGAAGAGTACCAGAAGTCTATCGAAATCGAACTGAAGCTGGCGCGCGACGATCCCCAAAACGCCCTAGTCCGAGCCGACTTGACGGCTTCGTACCTAAATCTTGGGGATCTGAACTTGAAACTGGGCGATGCGGCGACGGCCCGTGACGACTACCAGAAGTTTTTCGAAATCAGCCAGAAGCTGGCGCGCGACGATCCACGAGACGCCCATGCCCAGCACGAGTTGTCCGTTTCGCACGAAAAGTTCGGAGACGTCGAGCTGCACTTGGGCAATACGACGGCCGCGCGTGACGACTACCAGATAAGTTTGGAAATCTTTCAAAAGCTGGCACACGACGATCCACAGAGCACCCAGGCCCAAACGGACTTGTCCTGGAGTCTTGGACACCTTGGCGATTTTGAAATCGCGAACGAGAATTTTTCGGCGGCGACGCGCTGTTACGCTCAGGGCGTTGCGATCCTCGAGAAGCTGGATCAGGACGGGAAGATCGCCAATCAACGCACGTACCAAGCATGGCTCGCCGCGCAGCGGAAGGCGTTTGGGTCGTCCCAAGCAGCCGAGCGGGCGATCGACAATCTGGATTTTGCTCTGGGGCGACCGAAGAAAGAAATCCCAGACTTGCTGGGCATTCGGAGCCGCGCGCTGGCCCGTCAGGGTAAGCACGCCGAAGCTGCGGCGACGGCGGAAAAGCTGGCGGCGCTCAGGCCGGTCAGCGGCGAGAATCTGCTCCAGGCAGCCCAAGGATACGCGCTTTGCGCCGGGGGATTGAAACCGGCCGACTCGAAGGGCCAGCTTTCAGCCGACGAACAGGCACTGCAAGAGCGCTATGCGGCGCGAGCGGTCGAGTTGCTCAAGCAATCAAATGCCGCCGGCCATTTCAAGCACTCGGAACAGCGCGCGAAGCTAGACTTGGACCACAATCTGGACGCGCTCCGCTCCCGCGACGACTTCAAGAACCTGCTGGCGGAGATTCCCGCGGCGCCGGACGAGAAACTCCCACCGCCAAGGGTCACGAAATGGGCGTATCCCGCCGACGAGCACGGCGTGCCAGGCTCCTACGAGATGGGAGATTCCGAGTGGGTCGAAATGAAGAATGGGAAGATCGCTGCACGCTTCAAGATGACTGGGTCCACCGCGAACTATGTCGAACTCTACGACGCGGGCCGAAAGTTATGGGTCCGGCTGAGTCAGACCAATGAATCCTTCTCGACAGACCATAAGCAATGGCATTTTCTCTTCAAGGGCAAGCCAGTCCACGATGATGTACCCACGACCGGATCCAGCCCATCGTCGCCGCCGGCGACCGATCGACCGAAATCCGACCAACAATCACAACGCTCGGCCTCGAAGGCCGAATGA